From Paenibacillus sp. PK3_47, the proteins below share one genomic window:
- a CDS encoding ABC transporter ATP-binding protein: protein MIEIRGVSKIFQGEKAVDSISLSVHKGAIYGLLGSNGAGKTTLLKTLAGIYRPEEGTVSVGGQPVFDNPEAKRNVIFMPDSPYFFPQSNLKSMAAFYQSIYPGWSTKRFEELASVFRLDQRRKLSRFSKGMQRQAAFWLALSCTPEVLVMDEPIDGLDPVMRRQIKNLLFQEVAERDLTVLISSHNLREIEDLCDHIGIMHAGRMLVEKDLDDLKADTHKIQVAFRDERHAAALGAKLQILHQEQRGSVNLYIVKGDRERISKAFHVYEPYVFDLLPLTLEEIFIYEMGDAGYDVQPILL, encoded by the coding sequence ATGATTGAGATCCGCGGAGTCAGCAAAATTTTTCAGGGGGAGAAAGCTGTTGACAGCATCTCGCTGAGTGTACATAAGGGAGCGATTTATGGACTGCTCGGTTCGAACGGGGCAGGGAAAACCACACTGCTGAAGACGCTGGCCGGCATCTACCGGCCCGAGGAAGGGACGGTCAGCGTCGGCGGACAGCCGGTATTCGATAATCCCGAAGCGAAAAGAAATGTTATTTTTATGCCGGACAGTCCGTATTTCTTCCCGCAGTCGAATTTGAAAAGTATGGCTGCCTTTTATCAATCTATATATCCCGGCTGGAGCACGAAGCGTTTTGAGGAGCTGGCTTCTGTCTTTCGTCTGGATCAGCGCAGGAAGCTGAGCAGGTTCTCTAAGGGGATGCAGCGGCAGGCGGCATTCTGGCTCGCGCTGAGCTGCACCCCGGAAGTGCTGGTCATGGACGAGCCGATCGACGGTCTGGATCCGGTCATGCGGCGGCAGATCAAGAATCTCCTGTTCCAGGAAGTGGCCGAGCGGGATCTTACCGTATTGATCTCTTCGCATAATCTGCGGGAAATTGAGGATTTATGCGATCATATCGGCATTATGCATGCCGGCAGAATGCTGGTGGAGAAGGATCTGGATGATCTCAAGGCGGACACGCACAAGATCCAGGTCGCCTTCCGCGATGAGCGGCATGCAGCGGCTCTGGGCGCCAAGCTGCAAATTCTCCATCAGGAGCAGCGGGGAAGCGTCAATCTTTATATTGTCAAAGGGGACCGTGAGCGGATTTCCAAGGCTTTTCATGTATATGAGCCGTATGTGTTCGATCTGCTTCCGCTGACGCTGGAAGAAATCTTTATCTATGAAATGGGGGATGCCGGTTATGACGTTCAGCCGATTCTTCTTTAA
- a CDS encoding DUF6449 domain-containing protein, with protein MTFSRFFFNSSIIRQNLRQHGWIGIIYTLGLLFALPLQMFMSNDPYAKPQKVMSLFFVGGEIQMMFAVTVPIAAGLFLFRYLQAKMPSDFYHSLPLRREHLLVSHIVSGLILLMVPVLLTAAVAGVVRPLDGNMFIYSGWAVWNWALTVIIYTLFLFMFSLFIGICTGQSILQGMVIFILLLLPVMMIKLLNRHLGMYLYGYPEWYGTMANVEVWSPILQMVYVKTNPVQAMHLWLYAILSVLLAGLSVVLYRKRHSEKAGQAIAFTYFNPLFKAGFMLCTMLISGTYFGELKQQQLGWILSGYIAGALLGYIAAEMIIRKTWHILSRRVPVEFAVYAGLLGLLLYVPVTSMTGYEGRVPDGEKVQAVYAGGNYRMFTEDMNVYGTPQAMYHEEAFTGDRNYIEAVRNLHQALVTVRPEGPSYTTSEFRSFRQMDFVYELDNGRKVHRAYMVPEQGFEPELRAVMESEGYKRKEYMLSRLEADIETIRLSYFNKAVAISEPQEVKELTEILQREYLNMTYDDQTSSRTSFAFLQIMGKPHADGYQMSYGYDWKPSFQELGAWLTEKGYADRVRIKASDVTSAEIIRNNYSQRIPAEERYNVEAQMKLARSEEASAVITDAGIISEILENQRSYADQKGQYLVKIIYKQEKRTDYISLHEQDMSPAFKALLP; from the coding sequence ATGACGTTCAGCCGATTCTTCTTTAACAGCAGCATTATCCGCCAGAATCTGCGGCAGCACGGCTGGATCGGAATTATTTATACGCTGGGTCTTTTATTTGCATTACCGCTGCAGATGTTCATGAGCAATGATCCGTATGCCAAGCCGCAGAAAGTAATGAGCCTGTTCTTCGTCGGCGGCGAAATTCAGATGATGTTCGCGGTTACGGTACCCATAGCTGCCGGTCTGTTCCTGTTCCGCTATCTGCAGGCCAAAATGCCCTCCGACTTCTATCACAGCCTTCCGCTGCGCCGGGAGCATCTGCTGGTATCGCATATCGTAAGCGGACTTATCCTGCTGATGGTGCCTGTCCTGCTTACTGCTGCGGTGGCAGGGGTTGTCAGACCCCTGGACGGTAATATGTTTATTTATTCCGGATGGGCAGTGTGGAACTGGGCCCTGACAGTCATCATCTATACGCTGTTTCTGTTCATGTTCAGCCTGTTTATCGGCATCTGCACCGGGCAAAGCATCCTTCAGGGAATGGTCATTTTTATTCTGCTGCTGCTTCCGGTGATGATGATCAAGCTGCTCAACCGGCATTTGGGCATGTACCTGTACGGATATCCCGAATGGTACGGAACCATGGCTAATGTAGAGGTATGGTCTCCCATCCTGCAAATGGTTTATGTGAAAACAAATCCTGTTCAGGCAATGCATTTGTGGCTGTATGCGATACTATCCGTCTTGTTAGCAGGATTGTCTGTAGTGCTGTACCGCAAGCGCCATAGTGAAAAAGCAGGACAGGCAATAGCCTTCACTTATTTCAATCCGCTGTTCAAAGCCGGATTTATGCTGTGCACTATGCTGATTTCCGGTACCTATTTCGGTGAACTCAAGCAGCAGCAGCTGGGCTGGATCCTAAGCGGTTATATTGCCGGAGCGCTGCTCGGCTATATTGCCGCGGAGATGATTATCCGCAAAACCTGGCATATTCTGAGCCGCAGAGTGCCGGTGGAATTTGCTGTATACGCAGGGCTGCTGGGCCTGCTGCTCTATGTTCCCGTCACCAGCATGACGGGGTATGAGGGCCGGGTGCCGGACGGAGAGAAGGTCCAGGCGGTATACGCCGGCGGCAACTACCGGATGTTCACCGAGGACATGAATGTATACGGCACTCCCCAAGCCATGTATCACGAAGAAGCTTTTACAGGGGATAGAAATTACATCGAGGCAGTCCGCAATCTGCACCAGGCCCTGGTAACGGTGCGGCCGGAAGGTCCTTCTTACACCACTTCCGAATTCCGATCCTTCCGCCAGATGGATTTTGTATACGAGCTTGACAATGGGCGGAAAGTTCACCGTGCTTATATGGTTCCTGAGCAGGGCTTTGAGCCGGAGCTGCGGGCAGTCATGGAAAGCGAGGGGTACAAGCGCAAGGAGTATATGCTGTCCCGCCTTGAAGCGGATATCGAGACGATCCGCCTGAGTTATTTTAATAAAGCAGTCGCTATTTCAGAGCCGCAGGAAGTCAAGGAGCTCACGGAGATCCTTCAGCGGGAATATCTGAATATGACCTACGATGATCAGACCAGCAGCCGGACTTCTTTTGCCTTCCTGCAGATCATGGGCAAGCCGCATGCTGACGGATATCAGATGTCTTACGGTTACGATTGGAAACCGTCGTTCCAAGAGCTGGGGGCATGGCTCACTGAGAAGGGTTATGCTGACAGAGTCCGGATCAAAGCCTCCGATGTCACTTCTGCCGAGATCATCAGAAATAACTATTCACAGCGGATTCCCGCTGAGGAAAGGTATAATGTTGAGGCACAAATGAAGCTGGCCCGCAGTGAGGAAGCTTCTGCTGTAATTACAGATGCCGGGATTATCTCTGAAATTCTGGAGAACCAGCGCAGCTATGCAGATCAGAAGGGCCAATATCTGGTGAAAATCATTTATAAGCAGGAGAAGAGAACCGATTATATATCCCTTCATGAGCAGGACATGTCGCCTGCCTTTAAAGCGCTGCTGCCGTAA